A region from the Triticum aestivum cultivar Chinese Spring chromosome 3D, IWGSC CS RefSeq v2.1, whole genome shotgun sequence genome encodes:
- the LOC123075685 gene encoding serine/threonine protein kinase OSK4 isoform X1 produces MVMLTRIFALSPVMPPPPKLAAMAYGLKPKAPSVPPPGEENDQPIDRPRPKPLSIRGRPPLHSGFGEAAHGIWPVKMDGNTRGGGHSEALKNYNLGKTLGHGTFGKVMIAEHKLTGQKVAIKILNRHQMEIMEMVEKAKREIKILRLFIDLIHPHIIRVYEVIETPKDIFVVMEYCQNGELLDYIVEKGRLQEDEARRIFQQIISGVEYCHRNMVVHRDLKPENLLLDSKYNVKLVDFGLSNVMHDGHFLKTSCGSLNYAAPEVFTYLYYLTHYPHTSSHTSSAVIALTRISAQLISGNLYAGPEVDVWSCGVILYALLCGRVPFEDDNIPNLIKKIKGGFYILPSYLSDLAMDLIPRILIVDPMKRITIRGIRDHPWFQNRLPRYLAVPPPNTPQQAKMIDKDTLQDIVNLGYDKDHVGGSLCNRLQNEATVAYYLLLDNRFRATSGYLGADYQQPMERSFNQITLSESARPSTKNYLLGSNDSQGSGLRPYYPVQRKWALGLQSPAQPRDIMIEVLKALQELNVRWKKNGDHNMKCRWCPGFPQVSDMLDANRSFVDGSTIMDIGDANGRLPTAIKFEIQLYKTKDDKYLLDMQRVTGPQLLFLEFCAAFLTNLRVL; encoded by the exons ATGGTGATGCTGACGCGCATCTTTGCCCTTTCCCCGGTTATGCCGCCCCCACCTAAGCTTGCAGCTATGGCCTATGGCCTAAAGCCTAAAGCTCCTTCAGTCCCACCCCCCGGAGAAGAGAACGACCAGCCGATCGATCGACCCCGGCCGAAACCTCTCTCGATTCGAGGCCGTCCTCCGCTCCACTCTGGATTTGGTGAGGCTGCCCACGGGATTTGGCCAG TGAAAATGGATGGGAACACCAGAGGAGGCGGACATTCTGAAGCATTGAAGAACTACAATCTGGGCAAAACATTAGGTCATGGCACATTCGGAAAAGTGATGATTGCAGAGCATAAGCTTACAGGACAGAAAGTTGCTATAAAGATTCTGAACCGTCATCAAATGGAAATTATGGAAATGGTAGAGAAAG CAAAGAGAGAAATCAAGATATTGAGGTTGTTCATTGACTTAATTCACCCTCATATCATCCGGGTTTATGAGGTCATTGAGACACCTAAGGATATATTTGTTGTGATGGAATATTGCCAGAATGGTGAGTTATTGGATTACATTGTTGAGAAAGGGCGGTTACAGGAAGATGAAGCTCGTCGAATCTTCCAGCAG ATTATATCTGGTGTTGAATACTGCCACAGAAACATGGTTGTTCATCGTGATCTAAAGCCAGAAAACTTGTTACTTGATTCTAAATATAATGTGAAACTTGTTGACTTTGGGTTAAGTAATGTGATGCATGATGGCCATTTTTTGAAGACTAGCTGCGGGAGTCTAAACTATGCTGCACCAGAGGTATTCACTTATTTGTATTATTTGACTCATTATCCTCATACTTCTTCGCACACATCGTCTGCGGTAATAGCTTTAACGAGGATTTCTGCGCAGCTTATCTCAGGTAACTTGTACGCTGGACCTGAGGTTGATGTCTGGAGCTGTGGAGTGATACTTTATGCTCTTCTTTGTGGCAGAGTTCCATTTGAGGATGACAATATTCCCAACCTGATCAAAAAGATAAAG GGAGGTTTCTATATCCTTCCAAGTTATTTATCTGATCTTGCAATGGATTTGATCCCAAGAATACTTATTGTTGATCCCATGAAGAGAATCACAATTCGTGGAATTCGGGACCACCCATGGTTTCAGAATCGCCTTCCTCGCTACCTGGCAGTGCCTCCGCCAAACACGCCACAGCAAGCCAAAATG ATTGATAAAGATACACTTCAAGACATTGTCAATCTGGGATATGATAAAGATCATGTGGGTGGATCACTGTGCAATAGGCTGCAAAATGAG GCAACTGTTGCATAttacttgctcttggacaatcggTTCCGGGCTACTAGTGGCTATTTGGGGGCTGACTATCAACAACCAATG GAAAGGAGTTTTAATCAGATTACTTTATCGGAATCAGCAAGGCCAAGTACCAAGAATTATCTTCTTGGAAGCAATGATTCTCAAGGCAGTGGCTTGCGGCCATATTACCCTGTTCAAAGGAAATGGGCTCTTGGCCTCCAG TCTCCAGCTCAGCCTCGTGATATAATGATTGAGGTTCTAAAAGCACTTCAGGAACTAAATGTCCGCTGGAAGAAGAATGGAGACCACAACATGAAATGCAGGTGGTGCCCTGGGTTTCCTCAGGTCAGTGATATGTTAGATGCCAACCGCAGCTTTGTTGATGGCTCTACCATCATGGATATTGGCGATGCTAATGGGAGGCTACCTACTGCGATCAAGTTTGAAATCCAG CTTTACAAGACCAAGGATGACAAGTACCTGCTCGACATGCAGAGAGTCACTGGACCTCAGCTCCTCTTCCTGGAATTTTGTGCGGCCTTCCTTACCAACCTGAGGGTTCTATAG
- the LOC123075685 gene encoding serine/threonine protein kinase OSK4 isoform X2, whose translation MVMLTRIFALSPVMPPPPKLAAMAYGLKPKAPSVPPPGEENDQPIDRPRPKPLSIRGRPPLHSGFGEAAHGIWPVKMDGNTRGGGHSEALKNYNLGKTLGHGTFGKVMIAEHKLTGQKVAIKILNRHQMEIMEMVEKAKREIKILRLFIDLIHPHIIRVYEVIETPKDIFVVMEYCQNGELLDYIVEKGRLQEDEARRIFQQIISGVEYCHRNMVVHRDLKPENLLLDSKYNVKLVDFGLSNVMHDGHFLKTSCGSLNYAAPELISGNLYAGPEVDVWSCGVILYALLCGRVPFEDDNIPNLIKKIKGGFYILPSYLSDLAMDLIPRILIVDPMKRITIRGIRDHPWFQNRLPRYLAVPPPNTPQQAKMIDKDTLQDIVNLGYDKDHVGGSLCNRLQNEATVAYYLLLDNRFRATSGYLGADYQQPMERSFNQITLSESARPSTKNYLLGSNDSQGSGLRPYYPVQRKWALGLQSPAQPRDIMIEVLKALQELNVRWKKNGDHNMKCRWCPGFPQVSDMLDANRSFVDGSTIMDIGDANGRLPTAIKFEIQLYKTKDDKYLLDMQRVTGPQLLFLEFCAAFLTNLRVL comes from the exons ATGGTGATGCTGACGCGCATCTTTGCCCTTTCCCCGGTTATGCCGCCCCCACCTAAGCTTGCAGCTATGGCCTATGGCCTAAAGCCTAAAGCTCCTTCAGTCCCACCCCCCGGAGAAGAGAACGACCAGCCGATCGATCGACCCCGGCCGAAACCTCTCTCGATTCGAGGCCGTCCTCCGCTCCACTCTGGATTTGGTGAGGCTGCCCACGGGATTTGGCCAG TGAAAATGGATGGGAACACCAGAGGAGGCGGACATTCTGAAGCATTGAAGAACTACAATCTGGGCAAAACATTAGGTCATGGCACATTCGGAAAAGTGATGATTGCAGAGCATAAGCTTACAGGACAGAAAGTTGCTATAAAGATTCTGAACCGTCATCAAATGGAAATTATGGAAATGGTAGAGAAAG CAAAGAGAGAAATCAAGATATTGAGGTTGTTCATTGACTTAATTCACCCTCATATCATCCGGGTTTATGAGGTCATTGAGACACCTAAGGATATATTTGTTGTGATGGAATATTGCCAGAATGGTGAGTTATTGGATTACATTGTTGAGAAAGGGCGGTTACAGGAAGATGAAGCTCGTCGAATCTTCCAGCAG ATTATATCTGGTGTTGAATACTGCCACAGAAACATGGTTGTTCATCGTGATCTAAAGCCAGAAAACTTGTTACTTGATTCTAAATATAATGTGAAACTTGTTGACTTTGGGTTAAGTAATGTGATGCATGATGGCCATTTTTTGAAGACTAGCTGCGGGAGTCTAAACTATGCTGCACCAGAG CTTATCTCAGGTAACTTGTACGCTGGACCTGAGGTTGATGTCTGGAGCTGTGGAGTGATACTTTATGCTCTTCTTTGTGGCAGAGTTCCATTTGAGGATGACAATATTCCCAACCTGATCAAAAAGATAAAG GGAGGTTTCTATATCCTTCCAAGTTATTTATCTGATCTTGCAATGGATTTGATCCCAAGAATACTTATTGTTGATCCCATGAAGAGAATCACAATTCGTGGAATTCGGGACCACCCATGGTTTCAGAATCGCCTTCCTCGCTACCTGGCAGTGCCTCCGCCAAACACGCCACAGCAAGCCAAAATG ATTGATAAAGATACACTTCAAGACATTGTCAATCTGGGATATGATAAAGATCATGTGGGTGGATCACTGTGCAATAGGCTGCAAAATGAG GCAACTGTTGCATAttacttgctcttggacaatcggTTCCGGGCTACTAGTGGCTATTTGGGGGCTGACTATCAACAACCAATG GAAAGGAGTTTTAATCAGATTACTTTATCGGAATCAGCAAGGCCAAGTACCAAGAATTATCTTCTTGGAAGCAATGATTCTCAAGGCAGTGGCTTGCGGCCATATTACCCTGTTCAAAGGAAATGGGCTCTTGGCCTCCAG TCTCCAGCTCAGCCTCGTGATATAATGATTGAGGTTCTAAAAGCACTTCAGGAACTAAATGTCCGCTGGAAGAAGAATGGAGACCACAACATGAAATGCAGGTGGTGCCCTGGGTTTCCTCAGGTCAGTGATATGTTAGATGCCAACCGCAGCTTTGTTGATGGCTCTACCATCATGGATATTGGCGATGCTAATGGGAGGCTACCTACTGCGATCAAGTTTGAAATCCAG CTTTACAAGACCAAGGATGACAAGTACCTGCTCGACATGCAGAGAGTCACTGGACCTCAGCTCCTCTTCCTGGAATTTTGTGCGGCCTTCCTTACCAACCTGAGGGTTCTATAG